TGTTCAGGTCTCGACATGAACGGCGAGCTTCGCCTTGATAAAAACCATTTTAGGATCTGCAGAGATCTATCCGAATTAATCAGAGGTGCCCTAGCACTGGTCTCCAATACACTGTTTGTCTTTGTCGGTGTACTGGTCCGATTACTGAACGAGTCCGTTGACCTGTTTCAGATTTTGCTTTTTCGTCAATTAGTCTTTGTATTTTTATTACTGCCGGCCATCGTGACTTCCTTCGATACCCTGATCAAACCCCGAATGGTGCATTGGCATCTATCACGGGTACTAGGCGCCTTTGCCGCTATCTATCTTGATTTTTTAACGGTCAGTAATATTCCGTTGGCTGATGCAACGGCACTGGGTTTTGCCAAAGTATTATTTTTCGCTGTAGTTGCCAGAGCTCTATTATCGAAAGCCGTAGACGCCTCCAGGCTTTTCACACTATTGGTTGGGTTCTGTGGGGTTATGCTCATGGTACGACCCAGCTTCGCGGATACTTCCATGCTTTACACCCTGACTGGATTGGGAAGCGCATTAGGTGCAGCTATCGCGGTCATTAGCGTACGTAAAATGGCTGCCACCCAATCAAAAATCGCCCTGCTCTCTTACCAGGCTGTTTTTGTCGGGTTGATCGCTTTGATTCCAAGCCTGACCAACTGGACATGGCCTTCACTGGACGAGCTCATCTTGTTGCTAGCCGTCGGGGTCACTTCATCGATAGCACAATGGATAGGCATCACCGCGTACAAATTGGGAGAAGCCAATGTTATAGTCAATGTCGAGTACTCGAACATTATCTACTCGCTGGTATTCGGCTATTGGCTCTTTGCAGAAATTCCAGATGGTATTGCTGTTATTGGTATGTTGGTGCTTTTTTGCAGTGCACTACTACCGCTATTGACAAGCCATTGGAAAACAAGGTCAGGCAAACAGACTTAAAACTGCTTAACCTTTCTTTTCTATTACCGATATAAAAGATCAATGCGTTAATTGATCACTTCATTGATTTGCTCAAAACTAAAACCACGGTATTGAAAAAAACGTAAACGCCGGGCTTTTTCAGCAGGATTCTGCGCAGGCTGGCCACCAAATTTACGCTGATTAAGCTCACCCAAGAGCGCATACCAATCCACCGGATTTTCAAACAATGTCTGTTCAAACAGGTGTTCTTCAATACCCTTTTGTTTCAGCTCTGCGCGGATGCGGGAAGGTCCCTGGTAACGGGAAAGACGGCTACGAACGAAGCTATCAACAAAACGCTGATCACTCTGGAGTTTTTGTTCGGCCAACAATTCTATTTCAATTTCAATCAACTCCGGGGGAAAACGACGCTGCAGTTTTTCCCGGAGTTCTTGTTGTGAGTGTTCTCGACGCGCTAGCAGGTTCATGGCTGCACGCCGAATTTCACTCTTTTCACTCATGGTTTTTAAGCCTCAACCTTTTCGGTTTTCTCTGCCGTTTCAACAACCTTTACTGGAGCAATATCGAAATGGATACGAATTTTATCTTCAATCTCCTTGGCCATGGCAGGATTGTCTTGCAGGAACTGAGCAGCATTCGCTTTGCCTTGGCCAATCTTGTCACCGTTGTAGGAGTACCAGGCTCCCGCCTTGTCGACAAGACCCAGCTTGACACCCAAATCGATAACTTCACCCATGTGGTAGATGCCCTTGCCATAAAGAATCTGGAACTCAGCCTGCTTAAAGGGAGGGGATACTTTATTTTTAACCACTTTGACGCGGGTTTCGTTACCAATCACCTCTTCACCCTGTTTTACCGCACCGGTACGGCGAATATCGAGACGCACCGAGGAATAAAACTTGAGCGCGTTACCGCCCGTCGTGGTTTCCGGGTTACCGAACATAACTCCGATTTTCATACGGATCTGGTTGATAAAAATAACCAGGCAATTAGCATTTTTAATGTTACCCGTTATCTTACGCAGCGCCTGAGACATCAAACGAGCCTGCAAGCCAACGTGGTGATCTCCCATTTCACCTTCGATTTCGGCTTTGGGTGTTAGGGCCGCCACCGAATCCACAATAATGACGTCAACAGCATTGGAGCGTACCAGCATGTCGGTAATTTCCAGCGCTTGTTCGCCAGTATCAGGCTGAGATACGTAGAGATCATCGACCTCGACACCAAGCTTGCCAGCATAATCAGGATCCAGAGCGTGCTCTGCATCGACGAAAGCACAGGTAGCGCCGGCTTTCTGGGCTTCGGCAATCACCTGTAGAGTCAGGGTTGTTTTACCAGAAGATTCGGGACCGTATATTTCAACAATGCGCCCCTTGGGTAAACCACCAATACCCAAAGCAATATCCAGCGCCAGGGACCCCGTGGAAATAGCCGGGATCGCTTCCCGCTCCTGATCCCCCATGCGCATAACCGCGCCTTTACCGAATTGACGCTCGATCTGGCCCAGGGCCGCACTCAACGCTTTCTGCTTATTTTGATCCATTACTGGCACCTCTTCGTGTTCGTCCGCATGTGGTCGGGATAAGTTCTGGTTAGGTTCGATGGCTTGTAGAACCCTGAAACAATGATTGCTACTCGAACTGCACTTTACTGTATAGATGAACAGTATTAAAGCACAGTCTTTAGACCTTGCCTAGTCCCGAGCATTTTACCTGTCGCTTTTAGCGACACAGTCGAGCTAATACACCATTTAATGCTGCTACAACCGTTTGCTGCCGCACCGCATGGCGCCCACCGGAAAAACAAAATTTGCGCGCCTGGCCCGACTGCCCTTTGCGCTGCCAGGCAATCCAGACAGTACCAACCGGTTTGTCCTCCGTACCTCCCCCCGGCCCGGCAACCCCACTGACCGAGACGGCAACACTGGCGTTCGATCGATCCAGTGATCCCGACGTCATCTCCAGCACCACGTCCTCACTGACGGCCCCGAAGCGTTCCAACGTCGCACTTTGCACTCCCAGCATGCGCTGTTTAGCCTCATTCGAATAAGTCACAAAACCGGCATCAAACCAGACCGAGCTACCGGCAATCTCGGTAATGGCACAGGCGATCCCACCACCTGTACAAGATTCAGCCGTTGCCAGTACATCCTTACCGGCCTCAAGGGCAACACCAACCTGATGAGCAAGTAATTCTATCTGCTCAGCATTCGACTCAACCTGGGAATCCATATTGTCCTCGCTTGATTGTGCTAACTCGACCATTTCTCACGCCCGCTATTATCACGTAGAATCGGGCTCCCGTTAATTCCTTATTCCAACGTCCAAAAAACAACCGGGAGAGACTTGTCCCTATGGCTGCGGTCAAAGACGCGAAGAGTGCCCATACCCCCATGATGCATTGGTATGTGAATTCCCTGTAGGCCTTGCTATCAATGGGTTTGAGGATATTGGCCAGCAAGGAAACTACACACCAGCCTACACTTGAAATTAATTTCGATTATTTAAAAAAAAATTAAAAAAAAACCAAATAACCCACAAAAAGTGTGAATAAACGGCTGAATAACTGAATTATTCCCAGCACTCACCGCACTCAACACTACTGAGCAAAAAATAACCAGAGAGCCTGCTAGGTATCAGTAGAATTTGCGTGTCGATCTGGGGCTTCTCTATCTTGTTTAGGCTTCCCACTCCAGGCCCAGGTTACAAGATGGGCATTAGGGTGAGCCTCAGCCTTCTTCAGCATATCCAGCTCGTTATCACACCAGACAAAGGCGTCAGGGCCTCTGTTCTTACGCTCCAGGCGCTTCACCCTATTGAAGAGATTGGCGGTAGACATTGCTCACCCTCCAGTTTTTCGATGCGCCGTTGCAGCTCCATCACTTCAGCAATTTTCATCATGTTGGCCGTTGCCGCAATAAGATTGGAACCCACGTCAGCCGGTATCTTTCCCCCACTAACCGCATCCATCACAGACGTGGCGAAGTCTAAAGGCCCAGCCCCTTTCGGCACGTCAAACTCCACTGAAGGCATCACCGCCTTTCTAGGCGGCACCAGGCGCTCCATCAACAGCTTCTGGGCAGCAGTATCACCGCCCATGGCTTGCTCTATCACCTGGGTGATGATCTTTGTCTGTGGGTCTCTCAGGTTGTGGGATTTCGCATATTCCCTTAACGCTTTCCTCAAAAGAGCATCGCTACCAGGGCCGCGCTTCCTAACAGGCTGATTTGTTTTGGAGAATACGTTTTTAGGCATAGAGTCTCGCAGTTAATAGCTCAATATGGTGTGGGAAAAAAACGGCGCTGGCTGTGCCTAATTGGTAGGTCCCCCATCAATCAAACCCAATGATCCAAATATCATCCGCCCCCCCATAAATACGCTCTCCAAACTTCTCCACCTCCCGTTTGTAGTCCGCATCCACTGACATTTTGCGATTACCAAATTCATCTTCAGCAAACTGCATTGTCCTCAGCTTTTCCCGCTCTTCAGGGCTAGGCGTTCGCACTTTGGCTGGCACTATTCCCATTCGCTCCTTTGGCATCACTCACCCTCCAGAGAGGCGGTCAGATAATCAATCATCTGTTTCTTGAGGATTATATACCGCCCCTCTGACCAGACTTTCTTGATAATCGCCTCTGTATCCAGTTGGCCATTTTTGCGCCAGGTATCGAGCAGGGCATACAGATGAATAATGTCCTTCGCCTCCTCCAGTTTGGCCAACACAGCTGACTCTAATGACAGCACCAGCTCGCGCTTCAAGCGGGTGATCTCCTCATTGATTTTGCGAGATTCCGCAATCACCAGGTGCAGATGATCTGCCACCCGTTTGGGGTTTGGGCCTCTTTCAATCGCTTCAAGGCGTTTGATCTCGGTCTGGTTTTCAGACATTTCCAACTGAATATCCTTGTCATCTGGATACAGCTCCAGACGAATAGATAAAGCCTCACGTTGGGCATAGAGATCCCGCAAGTTCACAAGCAGGTCACGCGGGACAGACTGCGTTAGCTCTCTCAGGCGATCATTGAACCGACTCTTCTCAATCCGCTTCTCTTTCAGTTGCCGCGTCAATTCCAGGTAGCGCTCACGAACTTCAGGAGAAATAACGATGCCAAAATCACGCCCCTCCACTTCCTCTGCGGCTTTTTTCGTCAATTCAGGATTATGAATGCTATTAACCGCCATTAGCCTGCCCTCTGCCATTCATCAACACCCAGCCATTTTTCAGACCGCTCAACGAATGCCTGGGCCTCCTGATCAACCGCCTTCTGGTTAATCTCAAGCAAGGCATCATCCTCTGGCCGGTTGGTACGCTCATCAGCCATCCGCATCTTCACCTGCCAGTATCTTGCCCTGCCTTGATGCCAAAGCCGGTATTCATCGTCATCAATAATCGCCTGAAGAGCGTTATATAACGCAGTATTGAACATGGTCATCTCTCCTTGATTCACCAGGTTAGTAATCGGTCTGCCGCACCAGGCGTGGGGGGTGGTTTATCCATTCGGGGCCGTGATGGGCGTGGGGGTTGGCTGAATGCCTTGTTGCGGGTTGTGGCCGCATTAATATGAAAGTGACGGCATTTCACCAGGTAAGACCGCAGCAGAATCGCGGTTTTTTCCGTTCCCTCCTTGTGATGCCGCCTGAAATAGCACTTGAAATCAGCCAGCCCATCTCGCACAGCCTCCCGGTATCCAGGCGGCAGGTCATTATCCTTCAAGGTCTCAAGGGCTTCAGCTTCCAGGGCTTTGGCTTCTTCTCGATTCACGCTGATAGCCTTAGTGAGATACGAGCATCTTCCAGCGTGGCCATGAAAGCCTTATTAAACGCAGGGTCTGATTTGGCCCATTTATAGGGGGAGGCGCGGCAAAGTTTGATAGATCGACAGGCGGCAGAAACATTTCCTTTTTTCGCCATTAAACGATCCAAAAAAATTTGCTTAACAAAATCAGGATGCGGCACACCGTTCATAAAAAAGACCCGTCAATTTCATCTGTTGAATCTGATTTAAGTGTAGCGGTAAAAA
The DNA window shown above is from Aestuariirhabdus haliotis and carries:
- the recA gene encoding recombinase RecA; translated protein: MDQNKQKALSAALGQIERQFGKGAVMRMGDQEREAIPAISTGSLALDIALGIGGLPKGRIVEIYGPESSGKTTLTLQVIAEAQKAGATCAFVDAEHALDPDYAGKLGVEVDDLYVSQPDTGEQALEITDMLVRSNAVDVIIVDSVAALTPKAEIEGEMGDHHVGLQARLMSQALRKITGNIKNANCLVIFINQIRMKIGVMFGNPETTTGGNALKFYSSVRLDIRRTGAVKQGEEVIGNETRVKVVKNKVSPPFKQAEFQILYGKGIYHMGEVIDLGVKLGLVDKAGAWYSYNGDKIGQGKANAAQFLQDNPAMAKEIEDKIRIHFDIAPVKVVETAEKTEKVEA
- a CDS encoding DMT family transporter is translated as CSGLDMNGELRLDKNHFRICRDLSELIRGALALVSNTLFVFVGVLVRLLNESVDLFQILLFRQLVFVFLLLPAIVTSFDTLIKPRMVHWHLSRVLGAFAAIYLDFLTVSNIPLADATALGFAKVLFFAVVARALLSKAVDASRLFTLLVGFCGVMLMVRPSFADTSMLYTLTGLGSALGAAIAVISVRKMAATQSKIALLSYQAVFVGLIALIPSLTNWTWPSLDELILLLAVGVTSSIAQWIGITAYKLGEANVIVNVEYSNIIYSLVFGYWLFAEIPDGIAVIGMLVLFCSALLPLLTSHWKTRSGKQT
- a CDS encoding CinA family protein; this encodes MVELAQSSEDNMDSQVESNAEQIELLAHQVGVALEAGKDVLATAESCTGGGIACAITEIAGSSVWFDAGFVTYSNEAKQRMLGVQSATLERFGAVSEDVVLEMTSGSLDRSNASVAVSVSGVAGPGGGTEDKPVGTVWIAWQRKGQSGQARKFCFSGGRHAVRQQTVVAALNGVLARLCR
- a CDS encoding regulatory protein RecX; the encoded protein is MSEKSEIRRAAMNLLARREHSQQELREKLQRRFPPELIEIEIELLAEQKLQSDQRFVDSFVRSRLSRYQGPSRIRAELKQKGIEEHLFEQTLFENPVDWYALLGELNQRKFGGQPAQNPAEKARRLRFFQYRGFSFEQINEVIN